The genomic stretch acatgggtgccccagttttcttcacttcatCAATAAAAAAGGATTGGAACTaagttccaacctcctcctcagcttcaacatatgtaAAGGATGACATATGTCTCACCAATAATGGCTTCTCTCCCCACCAACAACGAtaagcttgtcgttcttcacaaatttaagcttctggtgtAAAATGGATGTCACAGCTCCaacctcatgaatccatggccttcccaataagcaaccataggccgggtggatatccattacttgaaaagtaatctgaaaatcactcggacctatcttgactggaaggtccactttTCCGATGACGTTTTttcgagaaccatcaaatgctttaacaatcacgccactatacctcattggggcgccttgataggataACCTAGACAGAGTTGATTTCGGGAGTATATTAAAGAGAAGAATCGGTATCAACCAGCATATTGGACAACACATCCTCCTTGTAGTTCATCGAAATATGGAGcgccagattgtgatttctgccttcctcaggaagctcttcatcacaaaagctcagattgttacaagaattaatgttagccacaatgtggtcaaaaTGATTCATAATAACGTCATGCTCAACGTAGGATTTCTCTAACACTTTTTTCAATGCTTCTCTTTGCGCTTCcgaattcatcaacagagacaacACCAAAATCTTCGacggagtttggagcaactgctccaccatattaaactcacttttcttgattaatcgtattacctcatcatcatcattaggctttagctcgctggattcaccagactgacaaaCTGGAGCACTAACCGAATTCACCACAGGTACATTCACCTTCTTACTGGCTGAAACATTCTCTACTTCCTTTGGAACAATTGGGCCAAATACATGACCACTACGAGTCACCTTCGTAATATCATctatattcacaacagaatttttcataggcaatggaacctcttgaccattctccatcatggtggcattatactgataagaaacaactttatcggatgcatatgggacAGGGCAtgctaaccgtattactaacaACAATACCGATCTATTAACGTTGTTGCTGCTGCTACTATCAATTGAATTACTACCCGCTTAGGGGTCTTACACACTGGTACTATCACACTAATATCATCTACCTCTCTTGACTGACAAACTTGGATAAGCCCTTCATCCATCAAtctctgaatatccctcttgataatggcacatcctcgagggttcacactgcataccacacaaccatcatggtcatgttcagAATCACTGACCGAACAtatatctctatgaattgcaacaaaagattgtctgatatggcgaacatcataaaccttatattctccaggacaaccatctaccatgcTAACAGAAGAGTTACCATGGGCGGGCAACATATTGGCTTTTACATTCGgcgcacgatcctcaaaggacaccatcccactcttcacaagtttctgtacctcatacttcaatgggtaatagttctcaatatcatggccgagagctccttgatgaaaggcatAGCGGAGTTCAGACTTATAccacactacgccaaaaatgacttttaacagcgcatcttagacagcgcttttaaaagaaagcgctgtctaaggttaaaattaaaataaaacacggaaaatgttccaaaaaaataatgaaagcgctgtctaagggggggtcttagacagcgcttttaggctgaaaaaaaaaatgaaaaaaaaagtataaaGGAGAAAAAGTGTGATAAACCAAAATTCGCATGCTACGCACGTGTATCTTTCTTCCCAAAGCGCTCTGTTCTGAACTTGAGCAACATCATTTTCACATCAACAAACCATGGCATTCTTGTTGAGCAAATCAACCCTAGCTTCTCATTTTCGATCCACATCTCAGGTATTCATTCTATTCAAATTACACATCGAATCCTAATCATTTTCCATTTCATAATAACTTGGAATTTTGTTTTTTTCATCTCTGATTCATTATTGTCTTAAATCGAAAGCAGAAAATCGAAGATCCCGTTTCCCTCTCGCGCCGTCAGTTCCATGTTGAACCCGGGACTCGTGAAAAAGCTGTAAGCTTCTACTTTTCCATTTTTTACCTAATTTTCTCTCGATTTAGGGCTTCTAGATTACGGATTTCATTATAAATTACTTCGATTTAACCTTATATTAACCCAAATAATTTGTTGATTTTTTTATGTATATCACTTAGTAGGCATCATTTTTGTGATTTCTTTTATTTGCTGCAGCTCTTGGCAGAAGATTCAGCTCTCAAGCCATTCAAATCATATAAGCAGAGTGTAAAAAAGCTCCGGAAAATTGGGGATGTTTTAACTATTGTTGTTGTTGCAGGTATGCTATCTTCTAATCCTTCTTTTGATAAAATAAATGCGGGTTTAGGGATGTGTAGCACGGATACCTCGAACACAACCCCGACACTGACACGGTGACACCGGTAATAATTTGAAAATTTGGATAAATTAAACTTAATCACAAGTGTCGGTGCAAGTGTTCCACACGGACACGAACACTGACACATCTTTTTCAGAGGTGTCGGTGCTACATAGATGACAGAAAATTAGATGATTTTGATGTGAAGTGATGAAACCATGGCTTTGGTTTGTCATTAAAGTTTTCTCAAGGAGTCTGAAATCTGAAGCTAAAACATTTGAATGGGCCAAGGTTATTAATGGTGTATGGCATTTGATGGCCAAATAAGATGTTTGACATTAGCAAAATCCTTAGGGATTTGGAAATCCAGTATGCTTCTGTAGTTTAATTGTTAATACAAGATTACTTCAAAAATAATTGGGGTTACCGAATCTCATAGATTATTAAAATTACACTATTTGGATATTTTTCTAAAAATAATGCATTGCGGGGGATGTGATTCTCTTTAATCCCGAGGGTGCATTCTTGATACATGATATTATCACAGCCAGTTTATGATTGAATCAATTGGTCATTTTTCTTACCAGGTATATGGTTCCTTTTTACATCAATAATTTCCTCATATTTTAGCAGCTTCATTAGTCACCAATATAATCACTTCCATAATTGTTGAAATTCTTAACTGTACATCTCGTTGGTTTTGAAGCTCTACAATTGGAGGAAATAGCTTCCAGATTCTTATGTCAACATGTCAAAATTGGTCAAACTGTAAGTCAATTTTGTAATCCCTTGTTCATAAATAGATTTTGCATGCTTTTTCCGGTTGAAGGAATGAATCTGAAGTTCTATTCTAGGCCCTTTATCTTAATTTTTAAGGTGTGAACTGTGAAGTATCAATTTGGGTTACCATGCGGATAATGTATTTTAGTAACAACCATATGAACCATGCATTTTTATTAATTAGTTCCCAATACTTTTCGTCAGTGGCTGCATGCTTTGTAATTTGTATATGACTAACTGGGAAAGAACAATTGGATGAAGGACCAACTATAGAAAAATTAAATCTCCACTTGAATAGTTTAATGATATATTCTTTAGTATATATAAAGACCCATTCTTTAGTTATGTGGAACTAAATTTAGCTTCTTTAAACAATTTTCTTTTAAGTTGTTGATTTTTGTATTTctataatttttttatattaatacAGAGATATAACGTGCTTTATGGATTTCTTTGCAGATTAGTTACTACTTCTGCTAGACAATCACAGGATGCATGGGGTTCAGCAGACTGGACTGAAGTCGAGGTAGCTATATACTATTACTACCAATCATGTATACAATTACTTTATGCATCACCGTTTTTAGGATAATCGCTTAATTAGCCTGTTTTATCCAAACAGGATCGGTAACCACTTATTCAATAACTCTATATTATATGGGACTTATTTGCATTTGGATGTCTGTCTTGAAGCTATTTGCATTATCAGCATTTCTTTTCTTTGTAAAAATAGAATTTTGAGTAGATAAGGGGATAAGTTCAACACACATTGTTTCCTTTGGGATATCTTGACCAACTTATTATTAAAGTAAGCTGAAACAACTTATGAGATAGTCATCAAATTTCAGATGATTCTATCTTTTTGAGAGCGTGTCACTCACTCACTAACTTTTCTATTCACAAATAATTTCAGGGATCATGGATTCTCAAACCCAAAAGCTCCAAACCCAATTTTGTTGTACATTTTGTGGGAGGTATATTTGTAGGAGCTGCACCTCAGCTTACCTACCGCTGGTTCCTTGAGCGCCTAGCAGAAAAGTAAGTCCATGTGGTATGATTATTACTTGTGTGCTTATTGAAGgcttttttttttccttttcttttttaAATGCATATATTGATTTGTTAGAGTAGAATCTTTGAATGAACGCTGAACTTTGTTCTAGGAAATATTTCATATCAGGATCATTTGAGTCTCATATATCTAGGATCTGTAGTTGAAAAAATAGCTAACTTTAAAACCATTTGTTACTAGGGGTGTATTGGTCATTGCAACTCCATATGCCAGTGGGTTTGATCACTTCTTCATTGCAGATGAAGTGCAGTTTAAATTTGACCGGTGCTACCGCACACTACAAGAAACAGTAAGCCTCATCTCATTATCCAAGGGATGGCttctttgttttttttaattttcaaacaaTTCATTAGAAGTACTCattgtttcaggtcaaagagctTCCTATTTTTGGTGTTGGCCATTCTCTGGGATCGCTTGTCCACCTCCTGATTGGTATATTCATAATCTTCTGTTACACTTGATTGTAAAAAGTAAATTGATTTGTAGATACTGAATTGCATTTGCTATTTAACCAGGGTCAAGATATGCAGTGCAAAGATCTGGAAATGTTCTCATGGCATTCAATAACAAGGTATTCATCCAGCAATCAACGAAATAtagcgctgtctaagccccccccttagacagcgctttgggcaaaagcgctgtctaagcccccccccccccccttagacagcgcttttgcctaaagcgctgtctaaggtatacctaaaaaaattaaaataggggggcttagacagcgcttttgcctaaagcgctgtctaatcccccccccccccttagacagcgcttttgccaaaagcgctgtctaaggtatacctaaaaaaattaaaataggggggcttagacagcgcttttgcccaaagcgctgtctaaggggggggggcttagacagcgcttttaagatttaaacaagcgctgtctaaacctttagcagcggaggcttagacagcgctttaaagcgctgtctaaggctaaaaaaagcgctgtctaaggtcttgtttggcgtagtgccaccatggaagtggctcgggaatttgaggtggatttcttggttg from Lathyrus oleraceus cultivar Zhongwan6 chromosome 7, CAAS_Psat_ZW6_1.0, whole genome shotgun sequence encodes the following:
- the LOC127104080 gene encoding uncharacterized protein LOC127104080, with the protein product MALRYNVLYGFLCRLVTTSARQSQDAWGSADWTEVEGSWILKPKSSKPNFVVHFVGGIFVGAAPQLTYRWFLERLAEKGVLVIATPYASGFDHFFIADEVQFKFDRCYRTLQETVKELPIFGVGHSLGSLVHLLIGSRYAVQRSGNVLMAFNNKVFIQQSTKYSAV
- the LOC127104079 gene encoding succinate dehydrogenase subunit 7B, mitochondrial-like, with translation MAFLLSKSTLASHFRSTSQKIEDPVSLSRRQFHVEPGTREKALLAEDSALKPFKSYKQSVKKLRKIGDVLTIVVVAGMLSSNPSFDKINAGLGMCSTDTSNTTPTLTR